AAGAAAACTCTTGATATCCCAAATGTTGCTGATCTTTATATAATGGATCGTTATAAGTTACCTGATTAGTACCACCATTATATCCACACAAAACCACAGCATGTAATCCAATCCCTGTTAACTGTATACGTACCACAATAGGGGAATCGTTATTTAAGTACTTTTACCATTATATAATTATAAGAGAATGGATTTAGTCACCATTCTCTTATTTTACTTATTAGCGAGTTTTGTGATAAGCTTTTTTATTATAAAGATAATAGATAAAACCAGATACTAATAAAACTACAACTATTGCGACTATATACATACTTATGGTTGTTAAGTTGTGAAATGTGTTTTTTACTTTGCCATCAGGAAGTCCTAATGTAGGCAAAGGCTCATTATTTAACGCTTTTTTCATGTAAGGTTCTAATTTTGATTGAAATTCACTTCTTGTATATATATCAAATTTCTTAGTTCCTAAACCATCATTTAATGGGATAAAATACTCCTTCTCATTCACTGAAATATATAAAAAGTTATAAAAATCTCCAATAGTAATATTCATAAATATATCTGCATTGGAAGGTATTCCCTTTGATATCAACAGTTTAGCTAATTTGTCCGGTTGGCTGCATAAATAACTTGTTTCCGGATCGAGATAACTAGGCATTTGAGCAAAATCCCAATCTCCTCCCCAAAGACTTGTAGTTGTTCCACGATTTATTACCACTGAAGAAGCGGGTTTTAAAGTATTATTCTCTTTAAATAATACAGGTATTTCCCAATAATAAGGAGTATTATATAAAATATGAGACAGTTTGTCACTTTTAAGAAATTTTTTAAAATTTTCTTTTGCATTATTTATATCAGAAAAATAGAATACTTTAAAAGGTTCTCCATATACAAAATCATCTGGACTTTTTACATTCAGATCTTTAACAAACTTAAAATTTTTTCTATCTTCAAATAAGATTTCTTTAGGTTTTGTTTTGCTGTTTTCCAATGCTCTAAGTATAACCTTTTTCTCTTCTATATTGTTTTGTTTTTCTATTAATTTATTTAACGGAATTGAAGCAAAAGAAGAATTTATAGATAATATGAGCAATAAAACAACTAAAAAAATAACACATAACTT
The Caldanaerobius fijiensis DSM 17918 DNA segment above includes these coding regions:
- a CDS encoding papain-like cysteine protease family protein, with translation MVRIQLTGIGLHAVVLCGYNGGTNQVTYNDPLYKDQQHLGYQEFSYNWQDCVVCFLL